From one Paeniglutamicibacter psychrophenolicus genomic stretch:
- a CDS encoding bifunctional salicylyl-CoA 5-hydroxylase/oxidoreductase, with translation MKIAVVGGGPGGLYFASLMKQLDPSHEVTVWERNAASDTFGFGVVFSDETLGGIGNADTVIADYMSRRFARWSDIDIHFRGQMHTVGGQGFAAMSRKELLQLLQRRAIELGVDVRFSTIAPDVEELSANHDLVLAADGLNSAIRTRFAGSFKPSLDARTSKYMWLGTDQVFEAFKFFVKETDAGTMQIHGYPYSETGSTFIVEMHEDVWRAAGFDETQHEVFAPGVSDEKAVAKVKEIFAEELAGYNVLTNNSKWINFTTVRNENWRHENIVLLGDAAHTAHFSIGSGTKLAMEDSLALAACLHEHVSVAAALAAYETERRPVVASTQRAAQASLEWFENIGQYKDQDPVQFCFNLLTRSRRITYENLKLRDTGFAAKVDADFARLAGSAETAPAMFQPYKIGELELANRVVVSPMDMYSATDGVPGDFHLVHLGSKAMGGAGLVMTEMVCVSDIGRITPGCTGLYTDEQGSAWKRITEYVHSNSNAKIGAQIGHSGRKGSTRLMWEGIDEPLETGNWEVLAPSAIPYGEGCHVPVEMDRAAMDTVRDEFVAAARRADAAGFDLLELHAAHGYLLSSFLSPLSNKRPDEYGGSLQNRLRYPLEVLDAVREAWPAHKPIGVRISATDWTEGGNTEDDALVIAQAFIEHGVKSIDVSSGQIVRNERPAFGRSYQTPFADKIRNQVAAAAGVAVIAVGAISSYDDVNSILLAGRADLVALGRTHLYNPQWTLQAAAEQDYVGAGATWPLPFKAGRRKPPSARTDAVRPRLSLLKEEQIDEQVHLRWTPAKDKATKNLVPSV, from the coding sequence TGAAAATTGCAGTTGTTGGCGGCGGCCCCGGCGGCCTGTACTTCGCGTCCCTGATGAAGCAGCTTGATCCCTCCCACGAGGTCACCGTCTGGGAGCGCAACGCGGCATCGGACACCTTCGGCTTCGGCGTCGTTTTCTCGGACGAAACCCTTGGCGGCATCGGCAACGCCGACACCGTCATTGCCGACTACATGTCCCGGCGCTTCGCCCGCTGGAGTGACATCGACATCCACTTCCGCGGGCAGATGCACACCGTGGGCGGTCAGGGCTTTGCCGCCATGAGCCGCAAGGAACTGCTTCAGCTGCTGCAGCGCCGCGCCATCGAACTGGGCGTCGACGTGCGCTTCTCCACCATCGCCCCGGACGTCGAAGAGCTGTCGGCAAACCATGACCTGGTGCTGGCCGCGGACGGGTTGAACTCCGCGATCCGCACCCGCTTCGCCGGGTCCTTCAAGCCATCCCTCGATGCGCGCACCTCCAAGTACATGTGGCTGGGCACCGACCAGGTCTTCGAGGCGTTCAAGTTCTTCGTCAAGGAAACCGACGCCGGGACCATGCAGATCCATGGCTACCCCTACTCGGAGACGGGCTCGACCTTCATCGTGGAAATGCACGAGGACGTCTGGCGCGCCGCCGGCTTCGACGAGACCCAGCACGAGGTCTTCGCCCCCGGGGTGAGCGACGAAAAGGCGGTGGCCAAGGTCAAGGAGATCTTCGCCGAGGAACTGGCCGGCTACAACGTGCTGACCAACAACTCGAAGTGGATCAACTTCACCACCGTGCGGAACGAAAACTGGCGCCACGAGAACATCGTGCTGCTCGGGGATGCCGCGCACACCGCACACTTCTCCATCGGCTCGGGCACCAAACTGGCCATGGAGGACTCCCTGGCCCTGGCCGCCTGCCTGCACGAACACGTTTCCGTCGCGGCCGCCCTTGCCGCCTACGAGACCGAGCGCCGCCCGGTGGTGGCATCGACCCAGCGTGCGGCCCAGGCCTCGCTGGAGTGGTTCGAGAACATCGGGCAGTACAAGGACCAGGACCCGGTGCAGTTCTGTTTCAACCTGCTCACCCGCTCCCGCCGCATCACCTACGAGAACCTGAAGCTGCGCGACACCGGCTTCGCCGCGAAGGTCGATGCCGACTTCGCCCGCCTGGCCGGCTCCGCGGAGACCGCACCGGCCATGTTCCAGCCGTACAAGATCGGCGAGCTGGAACTAGCCAACCGCGTGGTCGTCTCCCCCATGGACATGTACTCCGCGACCGACGGCGTCCCCGGGGATTTCCACCTGGTGCACCTGGGCTCCAAGGCCATGGGCGGCGCCGGTTTGGTCATGACCGAAATGGTCTGCGTCTCGGACATCGGGCGCATCACCCCGGGCTGCACCGGCCTGTACACCGACGAACAGGGCAGCGCGTGGAAGCGCATCACCGAGTACGTGCACTCCAACTCCAACGCCAAGATCGGCGCGCAGATCGGCCACTCCGGCCGCAAGGGCTCCACCAGGCTCATGTGGGAGGGCATCGACGAGCCCCTGGAGACCGGCAACTGGGAGGTGCTGGCACCCAGCGCGATCCCCTACGGCGAGGGCTGCCACGTCCCGGTGGAAATGGACCGCGCCGCGATGGATACGGTCCGCGATGAGTTTGTGGCCGCCGCGCGCCGGGCCGATGCGGCGGGCTTCGACCTGCTGGAGCTGCACGCGGCCCACGGCTACCTGCTTTCCTCCTTCCTTTCCCCGCTGTCGAACAAGCGCCCCGACGAGTACGGCGGATCGCTTCAGAACCGCCTGCGCTACCCGCTCGAGGTGCTCGATGCGGTGCGCGAGGCGTGGCCGGCGCACAAGCCCATCGGCGTGCGCATCTCCGCCACCGACTGGACCGAGGGCGGGAACACCGAGGACGACGCGCTGGTCATCGCCCAGGCGTTCATCGAGCACGGGGTCAAGTCCATCGACGTGTCCTCCGGTCAGATCGTGCGCAATGAACGCCCCGCGTTCGGGCGCAGCTACCAGACCCCGTTCGCGGACAAGATCCGCAACCAGGTCGCGGCGGCGGCGGGCGTCGCGGTCATCGCGGTCGGGGCGATCTCCTCCTACGACGACGTGAACTCGATCCTGCTGGCGGGACGCGCGGACCTGGTCGCTCTGGGCCGCACACACCTGTACAACCCGCAGTGGACGCTGCAGGCAGCGGCCGAGCAGGACTACGTCGGTGCCGGTGCCACCTGGCCGCTGCCGTTCAAGGCCGGGCGCCGCAAGCCGCCCAGCGCCCGCACCGACGCGGTCCGCCCGCGCCTCTCGCTGCTGAAGGAAGAGCAGATCGACGAGCAGG